A region of Vitis vinifera cultivar Pinot Noir 40024 chromosome 13, ASM3070453v1 DNA encodes the following proteins:
- the LOC100852428 gene encoding zinc finger A20 and AN1 domain-containing stress-associated protein 5, translated as MAQKTEKEETEFKVPETLALCVNNCGFTGNPATNNMCQKCFSASASAAAAAAAGALKSSHKVSGGAADARSSSARSPERMDSLAETSLDRTKDAASAAAVEEVGKVKREVNRCSGCRRKVGLTGFRCRCGDLFCAEHRYTDRHECSYDYKTAGREAIARENPVVKAAKIVRV; from the coding sequence ATGGCTCAGAAAACGGAGAAGGAAGAGACTGAGTTCAAAGTTCCAGAAACCCTCGCCCTATGCGTTAACAACTGTGGATTTACAGGCAATCCGGCCACAAACAACATGTGTCAGAAGTGCTTCAGCGCCTCCGCTTCGGCGGCGGCCGCGGCAGCTGCCGGAGCCTTGAAGAGTAGCCACAAGGTGTCCGGCGGAGCCGCAGACGCGAGATCCAGCTCCGCGAGGTCCCCCGAGCGAATGGACTCGCTGGCGGAGACCAGCCTGGATCGGACGAAGGACGCTGCCTCAGCTGCGGCGGTGGAGGAGGTCGGGAAGGTGAAGCGGGAGGTGAATCGGTGCTCTGGATGCAGGAGGAAGGTCGGGCTCACCGGATTCCGGTGCCGGTGCGGGGACCTGTTCTGCGCTGAGCATCGGTACACGGATCGGCACGAGTGCAGCTACGATTACAAGACCGCCGGTCGCGAGGCTATCGCGCGGGAAAATCCGGTAGTGAAAGCTGCGAAGATCGTGAGAGTCTGA
- the LOC100855332 gene encoding sm-like protein LSM7, translating to MSGRKETVLDLAKFVDKGVQVKLTGGRQVTGTLKGYDQLLNLVLDEAVEFLRDPDDPQKTTDQTRRLGLIVCRGTAVMLVSPTDGTDEIANPFIQPDGA from the exons atg tcaggaaggaaagaaacagttTTGGATCTGGCGAAGTTCGTGGACAAGGGTGTTCAAGTTAAGCTTACTGGTGGAAGACAAG TAACAGGGACGCTAAAAGGTTATGATCAGTTGCTAAACCTTGTCTTGGATGAAGCTGTAGAGTTTTTAAGAG ATCCAGATGATCCACAGAAGACTACAGATCAAACCAGGCGCCTTGGCCTAATA GTTTGTAGGGGAACTGCAGTAATGCTGGTGTCACCAACTGATGGCACAGATGAGATTGCTAACCCTTTTATCCAGCCAGATGGGGCCTAG